One Microbacterium trichothecenolyticum DNA window includes the following coding sequences:
- a CDS encoding TrmB family transcriptional regulator codes for MSTTELTDALARLGFTQYEAQAYSALVGHEPSTGAEVSRRAGMPASKVYETLHRLEARGAVLANRSDTVRYVAVDPGRVIAAIRAQVDRDLRAAQDAATRLPLHREAGLVWSLTGAEANTLAFARVIEDATTTLFAGVWDEELDELGPLLEAAAARGVDTHVAIYGSRTLSGPRTYDLSECGASARLRLAGRRLAVVVADDTDAVVAEYGDRTPDQGTSTTNPVLALLAVEYIKADVTGRLLIDALAPGVYERLRAAGDMSVILAPREG; via the coding sequence GTGTCGACGACGGAACTGACGGATGCGCTGGCCCGGCTCGGGTTCACCCAGTACGAGGCGCAGGCGTACTCCGCGCTGGTCGGCCACGAACCCTCGACGGGCGCCGAGGTGAGCCGTCGGGCCGGGATGCCGGCATCCAAGGTGTACGAGACCCTTCATCGCCTCGAGGCGCGCGGGGCCGTCCTCGCCAACCGCTCCGACACCGTGCGCTACGTCGCCGTCGACCCGGGGCGGGTGATCGCGGCGATCCGCGCACAGGTCGATCGCGATCTGCGCGCGGCGCAGGATGCCGCGACCCGCCTGCCGCTGCACCGCGAGGCGGGTCTGGTGTGGTCGCTCACCGGGGCGGAGGCGAACACCCTCGCCTTCGCCCGAGTGATCGAGGATGCCACGACGACGCTGTTCGCCGGCGTCTGGGACGAGGAGCTCGACGAGCTCGGCCCGCTGCTCGAGGCGGCGGCGGCGCGCGGCGTCGACACGCACGTCGCGATCTACGGCTCGCGGACGCTGTCGGGTCCGCGCACGTACGACCTGTCGGAGTGCGGCGCGAGCGCCCGGCTGCGGTTGGCCGGTCGGCGCCTCGCGGTGGTGGTCGCCGACGACACCGACGCGGTCGTCGCCGAGTACGGCGATCGCACCCCCGATCAGGGCACGTCGACGACGAATCCGGTGCTCGCGCTGCTGGCCGTCGAGTACATCAAGGCCGACGTGACCGGGCGGCTCCTTATCGACGCCCTGGCGCCGGGCGTGTACGAGCGGCTGCGGGCAGCGGGCGACATGAGCGTGATCCTGGCGCCGCGAGAGGGCTGA
- a CDS encoding HNH endonuclease signature motif containing protein, with translation MTLLRELEHHVRERHRATAAEYRLIRRLLQDAVADPVPWVGPDPTLDAAWADTRGRTVAAVRRDRRDLAERAAVAEIAVRLRLSEHTVRTRAAHAETLQTRCPEVWAAFAEGMISERHAVESARLATSLPDEVAGEPVASAPSDSASPADEPTTSPDDVEVPSRELSPDAEAGSPDPLDGPVSGSGVESDERASWKAFDEGALDRALRLPPARFTVAARALRERVHSESLEARHRRAARDRGVWLTPELDGMATLTALLPADRAHDALTRVDRMARQLRAAPDEERVLSELRADVFADLLTVSGSGDAGSPAPDATGASGGAGAADSLGAASSAGASPTPRPNRRATIVVTVPALTLLGVGAEPAVLDGHGPIDLDTARRLAGQTTSWVRVLTHPLTGVPLALDRSTYRVPTALRRWLGVTSPTCVFPGCGRSARECDLDHLTAWAEGGVTDDDNLAPECRHHHRLRHETRWDPSRDPDTGDLRWTSPLGAEVPEDPPPF, from the coding sequence GTGACCCTTCTCCGTGAGCTCGAGCATCACGTCCGTGAACGCCATCGCGCCACCGCAGCGGAGTACCGCCTGATCCGGCGCCTGCTCCAAGACGCGGTCGCTGACCCCGTTCCGTGGGTGGGGCCCGACCCGACCCTGGATGCCGCGTGGGCCGACACTCGTGGGCGCACCGTGGCGGCGGTGCGGCGCGATCGCCGGGATCTGGCCGAGCGGGCGGCGGTCGCCGAGATCGCTGTGCGGTTGCGGTTGTCCGAGCACACGGTGCGCACGCGGGCGGCCCACGCGGAGACGCTCCAGACGCGGTGTCCGGAGGTGTGGGCGGCGTTCGCGGAGGGGATGATCTCCGAGCGCCACGCCGTCGAGTCGGCGCGGTTGGCGACTTCGCTTCCCGACGAGGTCGCGGGCGAGCCCGTTGCGTCGGCGCCTTCCGATTCCGCGTCGCCCGCCGACGAACCGACGACGTCTCCTGACGATGTCGAAGTGCCCTCACGGGAGCTTTCACCCGACGCCGAGGCGGGTAGCCCGGACCCTCTCGATGGCCCCGTCAGTGGTTCTGGGGTCGAATCCGACGAGCGCGCGTCGTGGAAGGCATTCGACGAGGGCGCCCTCGACCGCGCGCTGCGGCTCCCACCGGCGCGGTTCACCGTCGCCGCGCGCGCTCTCCGAGAGCGTGTGCACAGCGAGTCGCTCGAGGCCCGTCACCGCCGAGCGGCCCGCGACCGCGGCGTGTGGCTCACGCCCGAACTCGACGGCATGGCGACGCTGACCGCCCTGCTCCCCGCCGACCGGGCGCACGACGCACTCACGCGCGTCGACCGCATGGCGCGTCAGCTTCGCGCCGCGCCCGACGAGGAGCGCGTGCTCTCGGAGCTGCGAGCCGATGTGTTCGCCGATCTTCTGACGGTGAGCGGGTCGGGCGACGCGGGGTCTCCGGCGCCTGACGCGACCGGCGCGAGCGGGGGTGCGGGCGCGGCGGACTCTCTGGGTGCGGCGTCGTCGGCCGGCGCCTCACCGACGCCGCGCCCGAACCGTCGCGCCACGATCGTCGTGACGGTTCCCGCGCTGACGCTCCTCGGGGTCGGCGCCGAACCGGCTGTTCTCGACGGTCACGGCCCGATCGACCTCGATACGGCTCGGCGTCTGGCGGGTCAGACGACGTCGTGGGTTCGCGTCCTCACCCACCCCCTCACGGGAGTGCCGCTCGCTCTCGACCGCTCGACGTACCGGGTACCCACCGCCCTGCGTCGATGGCTGGGGGTGACGTCTCCGACGTGCGTCTTCCCGGGATGCGGACGCTCGGCGCGCGAGTGCGACCTCGACCATCTCACCGCGTGGGCCGAGGGCGGCGTCACCGACGACGACAACCTCGCACCCGAGTGTCGACATCACCATCGCCTCCGCCACGAGACGCGATGGGATCCCTCTCGTGACCCTGACACGGGCGACCTTCGCTGGACGTCTCCGCTCGGCGCGGAGGTGCCTGAGGATCCGCCGCCGTTCTAG
- a CDS encoding RidA family protein, whose translation MRRTISTGSPWEPRVGYSRAVVVNDTIYISGTAGDGDDAYTQTRAALATVESVLTDNGFALADVVQSRLIVADWDHWEDAARAHGEVYGDIRPAFSIVHALPFVDESIRAEVEAIAVRTTP comes from the coding sequence ATGCGCAGAACGATCAGCACGGGATCACCGTGGGAACCCCGTGTGGGCTACTCCCGCGCGGTCGTCGTGAACGACACGATCTACATCTCCGGCACGGCCGGCGACGGCGACGACGCCTACACCCAGACGCGCGCCGCACTCGCCACCGTCGAGAGCGTGCTCACCGACAACGGCTTCGCCCTCGCCGACGTCGTGCAGAGCCGGCTGATCGTCGCCGACTGGGACCACTGGGAAGACGCCGCGCGCGCCCACGGCGAGGTGTACGGCGATATCCGTCCCGCCTTCTCGATCGTGCACGCCCTCCCCTTCGTCGACGAGTCGATCCGGGCGGAGGTCGAAGCGATCGCCGTGCGGACGACGCCGTGA